The genomic interval GACGTCCTCGGCGATGATGACGAGCTTCTTGCCGCTCTGGACTATCTTCTCGAGCAGAGGCAGGATGTCCTGAATGTTGGAGATCTTCTTATCGGTGATGAGGATGAGCGCGTCGTCGATGACGGCTTCCATCTTGTCGGTGTCGGTGACCATGTAGGGGGAGATGTAGCCTCTGTCGAACTGCATGCCCTCGACGACCTCGCTGTAGGTCTCGGCGGTCTTGGAATCCTCAACGGTGATAACGCCGTCGGAGGATACCTTCGCCATCGCCTCGGCGATGAGATTGCCGATGGAGGAATCGCCGGCGGAGATGGTCGCAACTCTCGCGATGTCCTCGTTGCCGGAGATCTTCTTGCTGTTCGCCTTTATCGCCTCGACGGCCGCGTCGGTCGCGAGCGCGATTCCGCGCTTGACGCCCATCGGATTGGCGCCGGCGGCGACGTTCTTCATTCCTTCGGTGATGAGCGCCTGCGCCAGCAGGGTAGCGGTGGTGGTGCCGTCGCCCGCGACGTCGTTGGTCTTCGTGGAGACCTCCTTGACGAGCTGCGCGCCCATGTTCTCGAAGGCGTCCTCCAGCTCGATCTCCTTGGCGATGGTGACGCCGTCGTTGGTGATCAGCGGAGCGCCGAACTTCTTATCGAGCACTACGTTTCTGCCCTTTGGGCCGAGCGTGATCTTGACTGTATCCGCGAGTTTGTTGACGCCCTTGAGGAGCGCCGCGCGCGCTTCTTCTCCGTAAATAATCTGCTTTGCCATGGTTATCTCTCTCCTTTAAGCTTATTTGACAACGGCGAGAATGTCGGACTGGCGGACGATGATATACTCTTCGCCGTCGAGCTTGATCTCGGTGCCTGAATACTTGGAGGTGATGACCTTGTCGCCCTTGGCGACCTGCATGACGACCTCCTTGCCCTCGACCATACCGCCGGGGCCGACCTCGATGACTTCGGCGACCTGGGGCTTCTCCTTGGCGGAGCCGGGCAGCACGATGCCGCTCTTGGTGGTTTCTTCCTGCTCGGTCATTTTCAGAACGACTCTGTCGAGCAACGGAACGATTTTCATATTATTTCCTCCTTTGAAGATTATTAACGCTGTTAGCACTCTTTACCTCCGAGTGCCAAATGGTATTTTAATACATTATTTACCAATTGGCAAGAGTTTATTGCAACTTTTCAAAAAAAATTAACATTTGGGGGAGGTCTGTCATCCTGAGCGGAGCGGCGAAGCCGCGAAGTCGAAGGATCTCACGCAGCGCAGCGGTCGGCCTGTCATCCTGAGCGAAGCGGCTGAAAGCCGCGAAGTCGAAGGATCCTAAAGAAAACGGTTATACATAAACAAAGGTGTGTATTCGGAGCAGACGGTAAATCGCCGATTCCGAATACACACTTTTTCTTTTACACTGCCGTTCCTTCAGGATCCTTCGACTCGCTGCGCTCGCTCAGGATGACAAAAGGAAACGCGGGATCCTTCGACTCCGCCTCCGGCTCCGCTCAGGATGGCGCGCGCCTGCTTTTTCCGTTTTTCCCATTGACCGCGGGGCAAATCCGTGATACAATAAATATAATTATAAGCATAACCCCAACCTACTAAGGAGGGCGCCCCATATGAAAAAACACGTATCCAAACTCATTTCCGCTATCCTCGCGCTGACGATGCTGCTCGGCCTGCTGCCGACGGCGTTCATCACCGCGTCCGCGGCGACGACGGAGTCTTACGGCATCTCCATCGCCGGCGTGCTTGTCACGGACGCTAACAAAGACGACGTCCTCGGCGACGGCGCGTTCAGCTTCAGTCCCGATAACAATGAGCTTTTCATTTACAAAAGCTATAACTATAACGGCGACAAGCTTATTGACAACTGGGGCGGCAATCTTATTATCTACACCACCGCGTTCGACCCGACGCTTTCCGCGAGCGGCGTCGTCGTCAACTCGAGCAAGGACGTCAAATTAATGGGTCCCGGCATGCTGACGCTGCACAGCGACTATTCCTCCTGCGTCCACGCGGAGGACAAGGTGAAGATCACCCTGTCCGAAGCCCGCATCACCGTCGGCGGCAAATACGGCTTCACAGGCACGAACGGGCCCACCAACGAAAAGATCGTCTTCGACCGGAGCTTCCTTGACGGCATGACGGACGAGGGATCCGTTTACGGCTTCCGCGGCGGCGTAACGATAACCGGCTGCGATCTGCTGGCTCCGACGCACGCGGCGGTCAGGGAAGGCTCCATAGTCGCCGGCAACGGCACCTCGCCGGCATCCTGGGTCACCATCGCCATCGAATACGACCTCTGGATCGCGGGTTTCCGCGTGAATAACGGCAACGCGCCCGACGTTACGGGCGACGGCGTCTTTGAGTTCGACGCCGATACGAACGTCCTCACCATTCGCGGCAATTACGATTTCACTTATCCGGACGCGGGCGATAAGCTTATATACAGCGATATCAGAGACGGTTTGAAGATCAACGTCACATTGGACTCCAAGCTCACCACGGATTGTTCGTACGCGATCAAATCGGACTGGGATCTGACGATCACCGGCAGGGGCAAACTGACTGTAGAGAGTACGTACAGCTGCATTTATATGCCGTGGGGATCGACCTTGACGATCGACCACGCGAACCTCGACATGACCACATCCAATTACGCCATCCGCGGCAGCAGCCGGATGGGCACGAGCCTCGCCGTTATCGAAAGCACCGTGCGTATGGATTCGGATGGCGGCGCCATATACGATTTCCGCAATATAACCCTCACCGACTGCGAGATAACGTATCCGTATTTCCCGCGCATCAAGGACGGCGCCGTGCGTGACAGCGAAGGCAACGTCGAGAAAGACGTCACCATCGAACCGAAGGTCGTCTACGGCTTCACCGTCGCGGGCGTCGAGGTCACGAGCTTAAACATGAAGCACATCCTCGGCGGAAACAATATCGACGCGACGTATTCGCCCTCGACCAACGAGCTTATCCTCCGCGGCGATATCAGATATGACGGCGTCGTTATCGGAAACACCTCCTGCGAAGGCCTGACTATATACACGGTCGGCGACGTCACCCTGACCGGCAAGTCGAACGCCTCCGATATCGTCGCCTTCGTCGATACGAGGATCGCCGGCCCCGGCAATCTGAAGCTCGTCGGCGGGCAGATAGGGATCAACGTGAAGGACGGCGCGACGCTCACCGTTGACGATACCGAGCTCAGCATCGCCGCGAGCGGATACGGCATCTACGGCAATAACACCGCGTCCGTCGAGTTCAAATACTGCACCGTCACCGCGGCGTCCGCGTCCGGCGCGGTGCGCAACTTCAGCTCCGTCACCCTCGACGGATGCGGGATCGATCAGCCCTCCTACGGCAGAGTGCTGAACGGCAACATCGTCGGCGGCGACAACTCCCCCGCGAAAGCCGTTTCAATAATCGGCAAATATAATCTCTGGATATGCGGCATTCAGGTGACCACGCTCAACAAGGATGACTTTTCCGGGACCTTTTCTTACGACGCCCGCAACAAGACACTGTTCATATATAAGGGCGCGACCGTCAACGGCCAGACCATGATCCGCGCCGCCGTTCCGGGCCTCACCATACAGGCCCCGGACGAGTTATGCGAGCTGCGCGCCGACGGCGCGGGCAACGCGGCGCTCCTCGTTGAGGCGGATACCACCATCAAGGGAACGGACGCGCTTCAGCTCCGCGGAGAGTCAATCGGCATCCGCGTGAGCAAAGGCGCGACGCTCACCTTCGATAAGGCGTACGTCAACGTATGGGGCGGCAGCAGCGGCATCGAGGGTCTGAACAGCGAAAAGCTCGTCATCAAAGACAGCTGGGTGGCTTCTCAGGCGTCTTACGCCGTTCTCAACTTCAAATCGATCACGCTTGAAAACAGCAACATTCTCCGTCCCTCGGGCGGCAAGATCGTCGACGGCTCCGTGCGGAACGAGGATAACTCCTACGCCGATGAA from Clostridia bacterium carries:
- a CDS encoding co-chaperone GroES yields the protein MKIVPLLDRVVLKMTEQEETTKSGIVLPGSAKEKPQVAEVIEVGPGGMVEGKEVVMQVAKGDKVITSKYSGTEIKLDGEEYIIVRQSDILAVVK